The Ooceraea biroi isolate clonal line C1 chromosome 1, Obir_v5.4, whole genome shotgun sequence genome has a window encoding:
- the LOC105278045 gene encoding COMM domain-containing protein 2, whose amino-acid sequence MLLTLKPDHKKHVLFLAEQSAPVLQDFCKLALDYLQKGPNVKVYNAAAQKLNVEVDVIRNSVEGLVNLVLESCKHKLNAENFRDSVVALGFTEEKEAILSKLYSVKKDEVSDALEEIGFKSTSYHDMEWRFEVQTASRSLLKQVAPLITLDLSLKNPDNADAVEHVLLQTDPTNLLHLTQQLEEALQESHSQHTRRISKAIK is encoded by the exons ATGCTGCTAACCTTAAAGCCAGACCATAAGAAACACGTATTGTTCTTGGCCGAACAATCGGCACCAG TTCTGCAGGATTTCTGCAAACTGGCGCTGGATTATTTGCAAAAGGGTCCAAATGTCAAGGTATACAACGCTGCCGCTC AAAAGTTAAATGTTGAGGTGGATGTGATCAGGAACTCGGTGGAGGGTCTGGTTAATCTTGTTCTGGAAAGCTGTAAGCACAAG CTGAATGCAGAGAATTTCCGAGACTCCGTGGTCGCTTTGGGCTTCACGGAAGAAAAGGAGGCGATCCTGAGCAAGTTGTACAGTGTTAAAAAGGACGAGGTCTCGGATGCGTTAGAAGAGATTGGATTCAAATCGACTAGTTATCACGACATGGAGTGGAGATTCGAAGTGCAG ACTGCATCGAGATCTCTGTTGAAGCAAGTCGCCCCGCTGATCACTCTAGACTTGTCACTGAAAAATCCTGACAATGCAGATGCAGTAGAACACGTTTTGCTGCAGACCGATCCTACTAACTTGCTTCACCTGACTCAACAGTTGGAGGAAGCGCTGCAAGAAAGCCACAGCCAACATACACGAAGAATCTCCAAGGCGATAAAATAA
- the LOC105278047 gene encoding prefoldin subunit 6: MVEEIQKKFQNEVDKLRQDQKDYNKMLTQRQQLDGQLNENIVVKKELDLLKADNEVFKLVGPVLVKQDLCEAKQNVDKRMDYIKSELKRVDDILATLDKKIDSHRETLEKLQQAFQQAQIKASLNQPKS; the protein is encoded by the exons ATGGTGGAGGAgattcaaaagaaatttcaGAATGAAGTCGATAAGTTACGACAGGATCAAAAAG ATTATAACAAGATGCTAACCCAGAGGCAACAGTTGGATGGACAATTGAATGAGAATATTGTTGTGAAGAAGGAATTGGATCTCCTAAAAGCGGACAATGAAGTTTTTAAGCTGGTGGGACCTGTGCTCGTAAAACAGGATCTCTGTGAAGCCAAACAGAATGTTGACAAGCGTATGGATTACATCAAGAGCGAATT GAAACGCGTGGACGACATCCTGGCCACTTTGGACAAAAAGATAGATAGCCACAGAGAAACGCTGGAAAAATTGCAGCAGGCGTTCCAGCAGGCCCAAATCAAAGCCTCGCTAAACCAACCGAAATCATAA